The genomic stretch TTGATGAAACTCCAATATCCTTTGAAGGTCAGCAGATTACAAAAAGAAGTTGATACTATTATCCGAACAATGGGAGGGGTTGTGATGAATTCACTGTGGCAAGACATGACTGCATACGGAGCTGTTCCGTCCCTTATCAATGCTCTTTCCGAAGTTTTTGAATGGGATATTGATTTTTTCAGGATTCAGAAAAATGACAAATTCCGGATTATTTATGAGGAAGTCAAGGTGGAAAACAAGGTGGTAAGCATTGGCAGAATAATATCGGCATGGTTTGAACATGAAGGAAATGCATATTATGCCATTCCTTTTGAGCAAAGTGGCCGTAAAGATTTTTTCGACAAAGACGGGAAAAACCTGAGAAAGATGTTCTTAAAAGCGCCATTAAAATTCAGCCGAATCAGTTCAGGATTCAGCAATGCCCGTTTTCATCCCATACTTCACCGTTACCGCCCACATCATGGGATTGATTATGCAGCAAGAGCGGGAACACCCGTCAGCACCATCGGTGACGGAACGGTTGTTTTTGCAGGGTATCAGGGTGGAGGAGGCAATACGGTGAAAATAAGACACAATGCAACTTATACTTCTGCTTATCTTCATCTTTCCCAGTTTGCAAAGGGCATCCGGAAAGGAGCAAAG from Sphingobacteriales bacterium encodes the following:
- a CDS encoding peptidoglycan DD-metalloendopeptidase family protein, which translates into the protein MNKIRLFASLFFAIVFILLLLTLFIRPFAPKEIKTGKAEDTLVVVPQYLYGFNLDSFQVDSGIIAKNTSFSDIMKSFSYPQNQINELEDSALNVFPLRKFKAGNRYFVFLSKDSIRKAEYFVYEENPIFYVLMKLQYPLKVSRLQKEVDTIIRTMGGVVMNSLWQDMTAYGAVPSLINALSEVFEWDIDFFRIQKNDKFRIIYEEVKVENKVVSIGRIISAWFEHEGNAYYAIPFEQSGRKDFFDKDGKNLRKMFLKAPLKFSRISSGFSNARFHPILHRYRPHHGIDYAARAGTPVSTIGDGTVVFAGYQGGGGNTVKIRHNATYTSAYLHLSQFAKGIRKGAKVKQGETIGYVGSTGLSTGAHLDFRIWKNGVPINPLNLKSPPVESVSAENMPEFIKIRDQYIHELDKIKIEPPAEKEK